One genomic region from Candidatus Zixiibacteriota bacterium encodes:
- a CDS encoding DUF1844 domain-containing protein, which yields MTSDSKINPQFFQLVMSLQIAAMQYLGKIVSPITGKVERNLEQAKASIELLSMLADKTRNNLSPDEEKFLSNMLFELRLNYLDELKKPPEPAASAADSEQKPGAEKG from the coding sequence GTGACTTCAGATTCAAAAATAAACCCGCAGTTTTTTCAGCTGGTGATGTCGCTTCAGATCGCGGCGATGCAGTACCTGGGGAAAATAGTCTCTCCGATTACCGGTAAAGTGGAACGGAATCTGGAGCAGGCGAAAGCGAGTATTGAACTGCTCTCTATGCTGGCCGATAAGACCAGGAATAATCTCAGTCCGGACGAAGAAAAGTTTTTATCCAATATGCTGTTTGAGCTCCGCTTAAATTATCTGGACGAACTAAAGAAACCGCCGGAACCGGCCGCTTCCGCGGCTGACTCCGAACAGAAACCGGGTGCGGAGAAGGGGTAG